The Candidatus Eisenbacteria bacterium genomic interval GTTCGTCTATTGGATGCCGTTCCATGGAAACGAGAGTGAGGTCCTCGATCCAAGGAAGTGCCTGGAACTCCGCGCCAAGTTGGTCTGGGCCGTCTACGACCAGGACGTGATGGACCGCGCACGAACCATCACGAGGGAAGCGGTGTTTGAAGGTCGAAAGGCAGTCAAGATCGAGGGGATCTGGCAAAACGAGAAGTACGTCATAGGCGGCCCCTTCTTCACGTACTGCTTCCTGGCCAAGAACAGATTCTACATGATAGACGCTGTTATTTATGCCCCCGGTACCCGCAAGGGTGCGCTTTTCAAGCAACTCGAAGCGATGATGATGACGTTCAGAGGCTAGTTAGAGTCCTGGTAAGGGGTTGCAGGGACCATCCGGACCTCTTGTGCACTGGGGCCTTTTGTGTTGACAGGCTGTAGGGGGTCTGCTAGGTTGGGCTTCCGGGGAGCCATGCCCTGTCCACTCCATGGTAGAAAGGGTTCGACATGACGCTTATTCTCGAGACTTCCTCCGACAAAGCTCCGCTTGAGGCCCTCAGAGACAGTTGCCAGAGGGATCCCAACTCCAAGCTATTCATGCCGCTTGCAGAGCAGTTGCGGAGGAGAGGATGCTACGGCGAAGCGATTGACATCTGTATACGGGCGAAGGCCATCCATCCTCGCTACGTTAGCTGCCGAGTTCTTCTCGGGAGATGTCTGATAGAGCTCGGCATGAGAGAAGAGGCACGGAGAGAGCTGGAAGACGTGCTGACGTTGGACAGAGAGAACGTTTTTTCGCTGCGCGTGATGGCCGAGATACTCAGAGCCCAGGGGGAATTGAGAGAGGCAGTGGATTATTACAGGGCGCTCGTGCGCATCAACCCTGGAGACATGGATGCCCAGAGAAGACTTACCGAGCTTATGCAACTTCCTGAGACTTCTCAAGATAGGGAGTCAACGCCCTCCTCGCTGAATCGTCATTGTACCGAGGGGGCGTCCGCACTCGATCCGCCCAAAGAGGAATCTCCCGCCGTGGGCGACCCCTCGAGTCTGGAGACATCACTTCGAGGCTCACGTGAGCTCCTCAAGAGGGAGATCAGACGTTCTGATTTCTCAAGATTCGCGGAATGGGTCAGCGCTAACTGGCAAGACCACCCAATGCCACAGGGCGGGACGCATCTTGGTGGCCAAGACTGAGGAAGGCCTCCACCCTTTGGCGTCTTGAACAGCTTGAGCAGACAAGGTGATTTGGGATGGCAACAACTAGTGATTTTAGAAACGGGATGATACTGGACTACGAAGGAGCGCTCTACGAACTTGTCGAGTTCCTCCACGTGAAACCCGGCAAGGGGGGCGCCTTTGTACGCACGAAGCTCAAGAATGTTGTGACGGGAAGCGTGATAGACAGAACGCTTAGGGCGGGCGAAAAGGTTACTGAAGCCAGGCTGGAGCGTACGA includes:
- a CDS encoding tetratricopeptide repeat protein, with the translated sequence MTLILETSSDKAPLEALRDSCQRDPNSKLFMPLAEQLRRRGCYGEAIDICIRAKAIHPRYVSCRVLLGRCLIELGMREEARRELEDVLTLDRENVFSLRVMAEILRAQGELREAVDYYRALVRINPGDMDAQRRLTELMQLPETSQDRESTPSSLNRHCTEGASALDPPKEESPAVGDPSSLETSLRGSRELLKREIRRSDFSRFAEWVSANWQDHPMPQGGTHLGGQD